In Bacteroidales bacterium, a single genomic region encodes these proteins:
- a CDS encoding TetR/AcrR family transcriptional regulator: MAKQVKSIKYSAIISAAKVLFWKYGFRRVTIDEICKEAKTSKMTFYKYFPNKLEVARAVFDKVADEGLLRFREIFTENSTPSIKMKKILQLKFEGTDSISSEFLNDFYNNPELGLTPHIEAKTSILWKETLEIFKSGQKEGWIRADMNVEFMFRFMQKATPLLTDTEVLKLFNSPQELIMELANMFVYGISPADR; this comes from the coding sequence ATGGCGAAACAGGTTAAAAGCATAAAATACTCAGCAATAATCAGTGCAGCTAAAGTGTTATTCTGGAAATATGGTTTCCGGCGGGTTACAATTGACGAGATATGCAAGGAAGCTAAAACAAGTAAAATGACCTTTTATAAGTACTTTCCGAATAAACTTGAAGTGGCCAGAGCAGTTTTTGATAAGGTGGCAGATGAAGGTCTGTTAAGATTCAGGGAGATATTTACAGAGAACTCTACACCCTCCATTAAGATGAAGAAGATCCTTCAGTTGAAATTTGAAGGGACAGATAGCATAAGCAGTGAATTTTTGAATGACTTTTATAATAACCCGGAACTTGGTCTCACACCGCATATTGAAGCAAAAACAAGTATTTTATGGAAGGAAACTCTTGAGATCTTTAAATCAGGACAGAAAGAGGGCTGGATAAGAGCTGATATGAACGTGGAATTCATGTTCCGTTTCATGCAAAAGGCAACGCCATTACTAACAGATACTGAGGTACTTAAACTTTTTAATTCACCTCAGGAGCTTATAATGGAGCTGGCAAATATGTTTGTTTATGGTATATCCCCGGCTGATAGATAA